One segment of Rosa chinensis cultivar Old Blush chromosome 6, RchiOBHm-V2, whole genome shotgun sequence DNA contains the following:
- the LOC112170440 gene encoding aberrant root formation protein 4 gives MADQPDQSSAVLQQILTSLSQPADPPQSSVSELVDFLNSTSAQSVPDNEDSEATAFRTLTQVHQFISSQSDQAIFDQLLFELPKAVSELGGVSERCLEVFESIIDRFVSMCGARDILSVLGEALAYLTMKGGDYGYVVPLFSVFSKVFPCLKRRHFEQVKEATGIILKVLKTVSLELEDEAELQKMFDRAVGIANSIHAVCLKLEGGVYEKLCALLGLYVLEIMALVSMNFEVLSSQPFVLQLSSFFPFCGLSYLGLITGSNVDKISRIVIRDDEDLHVDCFSDVKCGASVSVIWGHASNEVATAADEDLTAVKVELQNNQTKRWQAFGMLKHILASVNLPWELKKHAIDFLLSIRGGNISPCDKHSDFSSDMAGLFALLQAVQMVIMYTSDTELRKNAFNAFKSILADIPTSHRFDILKALITKSDSSSMSAILLDIVKGEMHKERMGNDEALQEENNTYPRSSLWTASVLELVESILRPPKGGPPSFPEHTDSVLAALNLYRYVLIAESRGKTNYTGVVSRSNLQKAYNEWLLPLRTLVTGIVAKNKNENNELAGDTLCTFNPVELVLYRCIELVEEKLKEST, from the exons AGAAGCCACCGCCTTCCGAACCCTCACGCAAGTTCACCAATTCATCTCTTCTCAGTCAGACCAG GCGATCTTTGATCAGCTCTTGTTTGAGTTGCCGAAGGCCGTTTCGGAGTTGGGAGGTGTTTCGGAGAGGTGCCTGGAGGTGTTCGAGAGCATTATCGATCGGTTTGTATCAATGTGTGGTGCCAGAGACATCCTTTCAGTTCTTGGCGAA GCATTGGCTTACCTAACTATGAAAGGCGGGGATTATGGCTATGTTGTGCCTCTTTTCTCGGTGTTTTCTAAAG TATTTCCTTGCCTTAAGAGGCGTCACTTTGAGCAAGTAAAAGAAGCTACTGGAATTATCCTCAAAGTTTTGAAGACCGTGTCTTTGGAGTTGGAAGATGAAGCAGAATTACAAAAAATGTTTGATAGAGCCGTGGGCATTGCTAATTCCATACATGCAGTTTGCTTGAAGTTG GAAGGAGGAGTATATGAAAAGCTTTGTGCTCTTCTTGGTCTTTATGTCTTAGAAATTATG GCTCTTGTCAgcatgaattttgaagttttaaGTTCGCAGCCCTTTGTGCTGCAACTGTCTAGTTTCTTCCCGTTTTGTGGTTTGTCATATCTTGGCTTAATTACTGGGTCTAATGTTGACAAAATAAGTAGGATTGTAATACGAG ACGATGAAGATTTACATGTTGATTGTTTCTCCGACGTCAAATGTGGTGCATCTGTTTCAG TGATTTGGGGCCATGCTTCTAATGAGGTTGCTACGGCTGCTGATGAGGATTTGACTGCTGTCAAGGTTGAACTTCAGAATAATCAGACTAAAAGGTGGCAAGCTTTTGGCATGCTCAAGCACATTCTAGCTTCTGTCAATCTGCCATGGGAACTTAAAAAACATGCAATTGATTTTCTGCTTAGCATCAGAGGTGGAAATATTTCCCCTTGTGACAAACATAGTGACTTCTCATCTGACATGGCGGGCCTTTTTGCTCTTCTGCAG GCTGTTCAAATGGTCATCATGTATACATCAGACACAGAGCTGAGGAAGAATGCCTTTAATGCATTTAAATCG ATTCTGGCTGATATTCCAACTTCTCATAGGTTCGACATTCTAAAGGCTTTAATCACAAAAAGTGATTCTTCATCTATG AGTGCAATCcttttagatattgttaaagGAGAGATGCACAAGGAAAGAATGGGAAATGATGAAGCTttgcaagaagaaaataatacaTATCCCCGTTCATCGTTGTGGACTGCCAGCGTCCTGGAATTGGTGGAGTCGATTCTAAGGCCCCCGAAGGGAGGACCTCCATCCTTTCCTGAGCATACTGATTCG GTCTTAGCTGCACTCAACTTGTACCGATATGTATTGATAGCAGAATCAAGAG GAAAGACCAACTATACCGGAGTAGTTTCCAGAAGCAATTTACAGAAAGCCTATAATGAATGGCTTCTACCTCTGCGAACCCTAGTTACAGGCATAGTGGCAAAGAACAAGAATGAAAATAATGAGCTTGCAGGTGACACTCTGTGCACTTTTAACCCAGTCGAATTAGTTTTGTACCGCTGTATAGAGCTTGTTGAAGAAAAGCTGAAAGAGTCTACGTAA